Proteins from a single region of Dehalococcoidales bacterium:
- a CDS encoding FAD-dependent oxidoreductase, whose translation MTKKNETIKYLIIGNSAGGIGAAEAIREVDKAGTITIVSDEPYPAYSRPLISEHLADGRPLERILFRPPGFYDNNHIQTILGQKVVGVKPEEHSIELDDGRLITWEKLLLATGGLPIVPPMEGLGLKGIFTFTTLDDARAVDHFLRQHPKREIRAVVIGGGLIGISATEALLKRGVEVTIIEMKDRVLNAILDEEASSLEEDALRKARVEIITGHTVSRITSYVPGEVTGVTLDNSRPLACEMVIVAIGVRPRTELVSDTGIKTNRGIIIDRRMTTSNPDVYACGDVAEGYDFVHGENRLSPVWPNAYLGGRIAGFNMAGVPTEYRGGTAMNSMKYFGVNIHSAGMVAPTDDSYEVISSKTAHTYKKVILKDGLITGMVYSSDIEKSGIVYRLMKDRINVEAFKQELVAADFGLVSLPEELWKPQLSLPSSETSAPGTPAEEPEEALVGE comes from the coding sequence ATGACCAAGAAGAATGAAACGATAAAATACCTGATTATCGGCAACTCCGCGGGAGGCATCGGCGCCGCGGAAGCCATCCGTGAAGTAGATAAAGCCGGGACGATAACCATAGTCTCCGATGAACCCTACCCGGCCTACTCGCGCCCATTGATTTCGGAGCACCTCGCCGACGGACGCCCCCTGGAGAGGATACTCTTCCGGCCGCCCGGTTTCTACGACAATAATCATATCCAGACCATACTCGGTCAGAAGGTAGTCGGGGTTAAACCTGAGGAACACAGCATTGAGCTCGATGACGGACGCCTCATAACCTGGGAGAAATTGCTGCTGGCAACCGGCGGTCTGCCTATCGTTCCCCCCATGGAAGGGCTGGGATTGAAGGGAATATTCACCTTTACCACGCTTGATGACGCCAGAGCTGTTGACCATTTCTTGCGGCAGCACCCGAAAAGAGAAATCAGGGCCGTGGTCATCGGCGGCGGTCTCATCGGCATCAGCGCCACCGAGGCGCTGCTAAAGAGGGGAGTTGAAGTCACCATTATCGAGATGAAGGACCGGGTGCTCAATGCCATCCTCGATGAAGAAGCCTCGTCCCTGGAGGAAGACGCTCTGAGGAAGGCGAGGGTTGAGATTATCACCGGGCACACCGTCAGCCGCATAACCAGCTACGTACCCGGCGAGGTTACCGGCGTCACACTGGACAATAGCCGGCCCCTGGCCTGCGAGATGGTGATTGTCGCCATCGGCGTCCGGCCGCGAACCGAGCTTGTCTCCGATACCGGAATCAAAACAAACCGGGGTATAATCATTGACCGCCGGATGACCACATCCAACCCCGATGTCTACGCCTGCGGCGATGTCGCCGAGGGTTATGATTTTGTTCACGGGGAGAACCGTCTGAGTCCCGTCTGGCCCAACGCCTACCTTGGGGGAAGAATCGCCGGTTTCAACATGGCCGGGGTTCCTACCGAATACCGGGGTGGCACGGCGATGAATTCAATGAAATATTTCGGGGTAAACATCCACTCGGCAGGCATGGTCGCCCCGACTGACGACAGCTACGAGGTAATCAGCAGCAAAACCGCCCATACTTACAAGAAGGTGATACTAAAAGACGGACTTATTACCGGCATGGTCTACAGCAGTGATATTGAAAAGTCAGGCATCGTCTACCGCCTGATGAAGGACCGGATAAACGTGGAGGCTTTTAAGCAGGAACTCGTCGCTGCCGATTTCGGCCTGGTTTCCCTCCCTGAAGAACTCTGGAAGCCACAGCTGTCTCTGCCTTCCTCAGAAACATCCGCTCCGGGAACTCCCGCCGAAGAGCCGGAAGAGGCTCTGGTCGGGGAATAA
- a CDS encoding 4Fe-4S dicluster domain-containing protein — MKRVYIKKEVCMGCHLCEVHCQLAHADTKDPLKAFKRELPPPLPRVRLEERGELALSVRCQHCEEPACVYACLTGALSRDPVTGMVRVDEERCIGCWTCILACPYGVIRQDIRRKKMVKCDLCEGRETPACVDYCPNEALVYTELPETVLSKD, encoded by the coding sequence ATGAAGAGAGTCTATATCAAGAAAGAGGTATGTATGGGCTGCCACCTCTGTGAGGTGCACTGCCAGCTTGCGCACGCCGACACTAAAGACCCTCTCAAGGCATTCAAGCGGGAGCTACCCCCACCCCTGCCCAGGGTAAGACTGGAGGAAAGGGGAGAACTCGCCCTCTCGGTGCGCTGCCAGCACTGCGAGGAGCCTGCCTGCGTCTATGCCTGCCTCACCGGCGCTCTCAGCCGGGACCCGGTCACCGGGATGGTCAGGGTAGATGAGGAACGCTGCATCGGCTGCTGGACGTGCATCCTGGCCTGTCCTTACGGCGTTATCAGGCAGGATATCAGACGCAAAAAGATGGTCAAGTGCGACCTCTGTGAAGGGCGAGAGACACCCGCCTGCGTGGACTACTGCCCCAATGAAGCGCTGGTATATACAGAACTACCTGAAACGGTATTGAGCAAGGATTAA
- a CDS encoding DUF58 domain-containing protein, which produces MRGNHWLFTAVVLFIIGLLWHQTPLLLVSLLVLLADGTGKLWRRYCLDRVDYRRELSARRVFFGEELHLDVEISNRKLLPLPWLQIDDEVPVEVTFLKGGLSSSHLTDRKLLGNFFSLSWYHRVRRRYPIRCLQRGFFTFGPARIRSGDLFGLFQREMAIPQLDYLMVYPRIVPLEKLGIASKQVHGDIKLRRHLFQDPVLTAGVRDYHFGDSLKNIHWKTTARLGRLQTKVFEPTTTVDFGIFLDVRTTRPPLRGSNPELLELEIVAAASIASFALGHGYRAGLYVNQNQRLSNEPIRIPPSQHTDQLMHILEALAQLHPSETTPIDRLVLYEGRNLHWGSTLVVISAAPTDTLTSTLLKMKRVGRRVSLILVGGKEPAAGNNGLNVYHVPDDVRWRDLEELPLRGNNHQ; this is translated from the coding sequence ATGCGCGGCAATCACTGGCTCTTCACCGCCGTCGTGCTCTTCATTATCGGCCTGCTCTGGCATCAAACACCCCTGCTTCTGGTCTCACTGCTGGTACTTCTCGCCGATGGCACGGGTAAGCTGTGGAGACGCTATTGCCTTGACCGCGTCGATTACCGGCGCGAGCTTAGCGCCAGGCGCGTCTTCTTCGGGGAAGAATTACACCTCGATGTAGAGATAAGCAACAGAAAACTCCTGCCCTTACCCTGGCTGCAAATCGATGATGAGGTGCCGGTAGAGGTAACGTTCTTAAAAGGCGGGCTATCGAGTTCACACCTGACGGACCGCAAGCTCCTCGGCAACTTCTTTTCGCTGAGCTGGTACCACCGGGTGAGACGGCGCTACCCCATTCGCTGCCTGCAGAGAGGTTTTTTTACTTTTGGCCCGGCACGAATCCGGTCAGGCGACCTGTTCGGTCTCTTCCAGCGGGAGATGGCAATCCCACAGTTAGATTACCTCATGGTCTATCCCAGGATAGTGCCCCTGGAAAAACTGGGCATCGCCTCAAAACAGGTTCACGGCGATATTAAACTGAGGAGACACCTGTTTCAAGACCCGGTGCTTACTGCCGGGGTTAGAGACTACCACTTCGGTGACAGCCTGAAGAACATTCACTGGAAGACGACAGCCCGGCTCGGACGTCTGCAGACCAAGGTCTTCGAGCCGACAACCACCGTCGATTTCGGCATCTTTCTGGATGTTCGCACCACCAGGCCACCCCTGCGGGGCAGCAATCCCGAACTCCTGGAGCTGGAGATCGTTGCCGCCGCCTCCATCGCCAGCTTTGCCCTGGGCCATGGATACCGTGCGGGCCTCTATGTCAACCAGAACCAGCGGCTCAGCAATGAACCCATCCGCATACCACCCAGCCAGCATACCGACCAGCTAATGCACATCCTGGAAGCCCTGGCACAGCTTCATCCATCAGAAACGACACCGATAGACAGACTGGTTCTTTACGAAGGGAGGAACCTTCACTGGGGCAGCACTCTGGTAGTGATAAGCGCCGCGCCAACGGATACCCTGACATCAACACTGCTCAAGATGAAAAGGGTCGGGCGCCGGGTATCTTTGATACTGGTGGGAGGCAAGGAACCGGCGGCGGGCAATAACGGCCTGAACGTTTATCACGTGCCGGATGATGTCAGATGGCGTGACCTTGAAGAGCTGCCGCTACGCGGGAATAACCACCAATAG
- a CDS encoding DUF4129 domain-containing protein — MRKLLSSDWIGAISLPLTVILMEAFWLYPWLAWAGEWAMFTRHHPILSLLAVILLLTVAFFATRFLLNRQWPLRRVRFSIVAGGVTVIFIVIRSEYSAGFALTDGQWFTYTGGIFLSSFSRLHQVVMALMVAVYLWWRGASLGRSPLHVNHIYRSFAAGLFSLVLLTIIWGASLGTDSFQGLTSTFTLNIAGFFFFGLMALALSHLQSIRRKIPEKEEVARMLGRRWLYTMLGVVGGIFLVGIGITSLFSTEFVALLQRLLNMAYHLVLRALDYLFIAIGYVVEGLLFVAQLVMSWFRRGETPQPSAGENLTAIQGLPENITPGGFSSEVLLIMKWVVFAIISGVIIFFFIRAIFRYRPSQAGEEVEESHESLGGWEGLKSDLRLLLSRLRQRIKQRRRQKITAGAIPAWYGREDFDDGLSIREIYQRLLWEAAHSGIARHYHETPYEYARRFGRAVTDGNEPMNELTDLYINVRYGDTAAPDKQISLANNLGKVLHKLLGRTGNGKNSAMSS; from the coding sequence ATGCGCAAACTATTAAGTTCGGACTGGATAGGCGCCATTTCACTGCCACTGACGGTCATCCTGATGGAAGCGTTCTGGCTTTATCCCTGGCTCGCCTGGGCCGGGGAATGGGCAATGTTTACCCGGCACCATCCGATTTTGAGCCTGCTAGCAGTCATCCTGCTCCTTACTGTTGCCTTCTTCGCCACCAGGTTCCTGCTCAACCGGCAATGGCCGCTGCGCCGGGTAAGGTTCAGTATCGTCGCCGGCGGAGTAACGGTTATTTTTATCGTAATCCGCTCTGAATACAGCGCTGGCTTCGCTCTCACCGATGGGCAGTGGTTCACTTACACGGGCGGGATTTTTCTCAGTAGCTTTTCCCGCCTTCACCAGGTAGTGATGGCGCTTATGGTGGCGGTTTACCTCTGGTGGCGGGGGGCAAGCCTGGGACGCTCTCCACTCCATGTTAATCATATTTACCGCTCCTTTGCGGCTGGCCTCTTTTCCCTGGTACTGCTGACCATCATCTGGGGAGCCAGTCTGGGGACTGATTCCTTTCAGGGTTTGACATCCACGTTTACCCTCAACATCGCCGGTTTCTTCTTCTTCGGATTGATGGCGCTGGCCCTCAGTCACCTTCAATCGATACGCCGCAAGATACCGGAAAAGGAAGAGGTAGCGCGTATGCTGGGCAGGCGCTGGCTCTACACCATGCTGGGAGTGGTGGGGGGAATTTTCCTGGTCGGCATCGGCATCACCAGTCTCTTTTCCACCGAGTTTGTCGCCCTGCTACAACGGCTCCTGAACATGGCTTACCACCTGGTGCTCCGGGCGCTGGACTATCTGTTTATCGCCATCGGTTACGTGGTGGAGGGTCTATTATTCGTAGCGCAGTTAGTGATGAGCTGGTTCCGCCGGGGAGAGACTCCGCAACCATCCGCCGGCGAGAACTTAACGGCAATACAGGGATTACCGGAAAATATCACCCCCGGGGGATTTTCCTCGGAGGTGCTGCTGATAATGAAATGGGTAGTCTTTGCCATCATCAGCGGCGTCATAATCTTCTTTTTTATCCGAGCAATCTTCCGTTACCGCCCTTCACAGGCTGGGGAAGAGGTGGAGGAAAGCCATGAATCGCTGGGAGGTTGGGAAGGTCTGAAATCAGACTTACGCTTATTGCTCAGCAGGCTCCGGCAGCGTATCAAACAAAGAAGGAGGCAGAAGATAACTGCCGGCGCCATACCTGCCTGGTACGGGAGAGAGGATTTTGATGACGGGCTGAGCATCCGCGAGATATACCAGCGCCTGCTGTGGGAAGCCGCCCACTCCGGGATAGCCCGGCACTACCACGAAACACCTTACGAATACGCCCGCCGGTTCGGCAGAGCTGTGACCGATGGGAATGAGCCAATGAATGAACTCACTGACCTGTATATTAACGTCCGCTACGGTGATACCGCCGCTCCGGATAAACAGATAAGCCTCGCCAATAACCTGGGGAAAGTCCTCCACAAGCTGCTGGGAAGAACCGGAAATGGCAAAAACTCCGCTATGTCATCTTGA
- a CDS encoding MoxR family ATPase: protein MVSYIEDSAINRIREAGNKLKENVERVIVGKDEVVELAVVALLCEGHVLIEDVPGIGKTMLAKSIAMSLGCTFRRIQCTPDLLPSDITGTYIYNQKTGDFEFRPGPIMAQVVLADEINRATPRTQSALLEAMQEHQVTTEGETKLLSRPFLVLATQNPIELEGTFPLPEAQLDRFLLNIKMGYPTTADDHIILSRFRQTDPLEELTPVVSSGELLELQTECRKIHVAVDIEDYIINLIHATREHQALQLGASPRAMLSLYRASQALAALRGRAFVIPDDVKYLANFVLIHRIITRAESHLRGHTAERILGEIVESVPVPVEEKAGTAEG, encoded by the coding sequence ATGGTGTCTTATATCGAAGATAGCGCTATCAACCGGATCAGGGAGGCGGGGAACAAACTAAAGGAAAACGTGGAGCGGGTCATAGTCGGCAAGGACGAGGTGGTCGAACTGGCCGTAGTCGCCCTGCTCTGCGAGGGGCACGTTCTCATCGAGGATGTCCCCGGCATCGGTAAGACCATGCTCGCCAAGTCAATCGCCATGTCACTGGGTTGCACCTTTCGCCGCATCCAGTGCACCCCGGACCTGCTGCCCTCAGACATCACCGGCACTTATATTTACAATCAGAAAACGGGGGACTTCGAGTTCAGACCGGGGCCAATTATGGCCCAGGTGGTACTGGCTGATGAAATCAACCGCGCCACGCCGCGGACCCAGTCCGCCCTGCTTGAGGCAATGCAGGAACACCAGGTCACGACCGAGGGTGAGACCAAGCTGCTTTCCCGCCCCTTCCTGGTGCTGGCTACCCAGAACCCCATTGAGTTGGAGGGTACTTTCCCCCTGCCCGAAGCCCAGCTCGACCGCTTTCTGCTCAATATCAAAATGGGCTACCCCACCACCGCCGACGACCACATCATCCTGAGTCGCTTCCGGCAGACCGACCCCCTGGAAGAGCTAACGCCCGTGGTTTCATCCGGCGAGCTTCTGGAACTGCAAACGGAGTGCCGGAAAATACACGTTGCCGTCGATATCGAGGACTATATCATCAATCTCATCCACGCCACCCGGGAACATCAAGCATTACAATTGGGGGCCAGCCCCCGGGCGATGCTGAGCCTGTACCGTGCCTCACAGGCGCTGGCCGCGCTGCGAGGTAGAGCCTTCGTCATCCCCGACGACGTTAAATACCTGGCCAACTTTGTCCTGATTCACCGTATCATCACCAGAGCGGAAAGCCACCTGCGCGGTCACACCGCCGAGCGCATCCTTGGAGAAATAGTGGAATCCGTACCGGTACCTGTTGAGGAGAAAGCCGGGACCGCGGAGGGATGA